A portion of the Chondrinema litorale genome contains these proteins:
- a CDS encoding efflux RND transporter permease subunit produces the protein MINKIIRFFLENRLVTVLLTLLFIGWGWMHAPFNSSNETLSWFPKEPVAVDAIPDIGENQQIVFTRWAGRSPKDIEDQITYPLTSVLLGIPGVKSIRSSSLFGFSSIYLIFEEDIEFYWSRSRILEKLNSLPSGTLPENVQPALGPDATALGQIFWYTLEGRDSTGATTGGWDLQELRTIQEFQVKYALNAAEGVSEVASIGGYLKEYQVDLMPDAMQARQVTLPDVIKAVKASNLDVGASTLEINRAEYFVRGLGYIKSLEDLEETVVKLKGNSPVRLKDIAHISFGPAERRGILDKSGAEVVGGVVISRYGANPMQVIEGVKEKIAEVAPGLPQKTLEDGTVSQLHIVPYYDRSELIQETLGTLEEALSLEVLITIIVVVMMVLNLRVSILISGLLPLAVLMVFICMYYAGVDANIVSLSGIAIAIGTLVDVGIILTENLLKHLENWKSSGKSNSLLEVVYEASAEVSSAIITAVATTIISFIPVFTLQASEGKLFTPLAFTKTFALLAAVFITLIILPTFAYFLFSSNQSVKKAQQRKLMPYVLVFAGFVILILHFTSQVALWLSLILLALGAKALAEKYLSTRFNQYSKKRVDSILIVLAVAWLLAKSWMPLGVNISGFPGENMSNYLFTILVIALLLGSFSLFRYFYPRLLSWALANKKSFIFIPGFLVLLGAMIWLGFDSIFSGIANVSKKAGWNLRTTSFYSSLNHTFPGVGAEFMPALDEGAFLLMPTSMPHAGIAENKAVLQMLDMAVTAIPEVKSVVGKAGRVNSALDPAPMSMYENVIQYKSEYLTDGDGRRIRYKTDDEGNFIIKNEDGTTSSIDKNKALYTDVNQLIPDENGQYFRQWRSHIQSPDDIWQEIVKATSIPGVTSAPKLQPIETRLVMLQTGMRAPMGIKIKGPDLNTIEAFGLELEKLLKEVPSVKAQAVFAERIVGKPYLEIDIDRNNAARYGLSIQAIQQIIETAIGGIPQTSTVEGRERYAIRVRYARELRNTPDALEQIFIPLPNGQNIPLSEVATFHYAQGPQMIKSEDTFLTGYVLFDKNTGYSEVEVVEAARDYLQQNIDNGNLDVPNGVSYRFSGSYENQLRASKRLSIVIPLCLLIILLILYFQFRSLITSIMVFTGIAVAFSGAFLLIWLYGTDWFLNFDLFGINLREMFQVKTINLSVAVWVGFIALFGIATDDGVLIATYLQQSFQKVKPENKEEVRKAVLDGALKRVRPALMTSATTLLALLPVITSTGRGSDIMIPMAIPSFGGMLVALITLFVVPVLYAWRAEYQLKKGGINV, from the coding sequence ATGATTAACAAAATTATCAGGTTTTTTCTCGAAAACCGCTTAGTTACCGTGCTGCTTACCTTGCTTTTTATTGGCTGGGGATGGATGCACGCACCATTTAACTCATCAAACGAAACGCTCAGCTGGTTTCCCAAAGAACCGGTGGCAGTAGATGCCATACCAGACATTGGAGAAAACCAACAAATAGTATTTACCCGCTGGGCAGGGAGATCGCCTAAAGACATTGAAGATCAGATAACCTACCCTTTAACATCAGTTTTATTGGGTATTCCCGGTGTAAAAAGCATTAGAAGCTCATCGCTTTTCGGCTTTTCTAGCATCTATCTGATTTTTGAAGAAGACATAGAATTTTATTGGAGCAGAAGTCGAATTTTAGAAAAGCTCAATTCGCTTCCTTCAGGTACTTTGCCCGAAAATGTGCAGCCGGCTTTAGGGCCAGATGCTACAGCTTTAGGACAAATATTTTGGTATACACTCGAAGGCAGAGACAGCACAGGAGCTACCACTGGTGGCTGGGATTTGCAAGAACTCAGAACTATACAAGAGTTTCAGGTTAAATATGCATTAAACGCCGCAGAAGGAGTTTCTGAAGTGGCATCTATTGGCGGCTACTTAAAAGAGTATCAGGTAGATTTAATGCCTGATGCCATGCAGGCAAGACAAGTTACTTTGCCTGATGTGATTAAAGCTGTAAAAGCCAGCAATCTTGATGTAGGTGCCAGTACGCTAGAAATTAACCGTGCCGAATACTTTGTAAGAGGCTTGGGCTACATAAAATCGCTGGAAGATTTAGAAGAAACTGTGGTGAAGTTGAAAGGCAATAGTCCTGTAAGACTCAAAGACATTGCCCATATCAGTTTTGGTCCGGCAGAACGCAGAGGCATTCTAGATAAGTCTGGAGCCGAAGTTGTTGGCGGTGTGGTAATCTCACGCTACGGCGCAAACCCGATGCAAGTGATTGAAGGAGTTAAAGAAAAGATTGCTGAAGTTGCCCCCGGACTTCCACAAAAAACATTGGAAGATGGTACCGTCTCACAATTACACATTGTGCCATATTACGATAGAAGTGAGCTAATTCAGGAAACTCTGGGCACTTTAGAAGAAGCTCTTAGCCTCGAAGTACTCATTACTATTATTGTTGTGGTAATGATGGTACTGAACCTCAGGGTTTCCATATTAATCTCTGGTTTATTGCCACTGGCTGTGTTAATGGTATTTATCTGTATGTATTATGCAGGAGTAGATGCCAACATTGTTTCGCTTTCGGGAATTGCTATTGCCATTGGCACCTTGGTAGATGTGGGAATCATCCTAACTGAAAACCTACTCAAACACCTTGAAAACTGGAAAAGCAGTGGCAAATCAAACAGTTTATTAGAAGTAGTTTATGAAGCCAGTGCAGAAGTATCGAGTGCAATTATTACCGCTGTAGCAACAACAATTATCAGTTTTATTCCTGTATTTACGTTGCAGGCATCAGAAGGCAAACTGTTTACGCCACTTGCGTTTACTAAGACTTTTGCCCTATTGGCAGCAGTTTTTATCACCTTGATTATACTGCCAACATTTGCTTATTTCTTATTCAGCAGTAACCAATCTGTAAAAAAAGCTCAGCAAAGAAAATTAATGCCTTATGTATTAGTATTTGCTGGATTCGTAATCCTGATTCTACATTTCACTTCTCAGGTTGCACTGTGGTTAAGTTTGATTCTTCTTGCTTTGGGAGCAAAAGCACTGGCAGAAAAATACCTTTCAACAAGATTCAATCAATATTCTAAAAAGCGAGTTGATAGTATCTTAATTGTACTAGCAGTTGCTTGGCTACTAGCTAAAAGCTGGATGCCATTGGGTGTAAATATTTCAGGATTTCCGGGTGAAAACATGAGCAATTACCTCTTTACAATTTTGGTGATTGCGCTATTACTTGGCTCATTTTCTTTGTTCAGGTATTTTTATCCAAGACTACTTTCCTGGGCTTTAGCAAATAAAAAATCATTCATTTTTATTCCCGGATTTTTAGTGCTTTTAGGTGCTATGATCTGGCTCGGCTTCGATAGTATTTTTAGTGGAATCGCCAATGTGTCTAAAAAAGCAGGATGGAACTTGAGAACTACTTCATTCTATTCGAGCTTAAATCACACATTTCCGGGTGTGGGTGCAGAATTTATGCCTGCACTAGATGAAGGTGCTTTTCTATTGATGCCGACTTCTATGCCGCATGCTGGCATTGCAGAAAACAAAGCTGTACTACAAATGCTAGATATGGCAGTAACTGCAATTCCAGAAGTTAAATCGGTAGTAGGTAAAGCAGGTAGAGTTAATTCAGCTTTAGACCCTGCTCCTATGTCTATGTACGAGAATGTAATTCAATACAAAAGCGAATACCTCACTGATGGAGATGGCAGAAGAATCAGATACAAAACGGATGATGAAGGTAATTTCATTATTAAAAATGAAGATGGTACTACCAGTAGTATTGATAAAAACAAAGCTTTATACACAGATGTAAATCAACTCATTCCTGATGAAAATGGGCAGTATTTCAGGCAATGGAGATCACACATTCAATCACCAGACGATATATGGCAAGAAATTGTGAAAGCCACCAGTATTCCCGGAGTTACCTCTGCACCTAAATTGCAGCCTATCGAAACTCGATTGGTTATGCTGCAAACAGGTATGCGCGCACCTATGGGAATTAAGATTAAAGGACCTGATTTAAATACGATTGAAGCTTTTGGTTTAGAACTGGAAAAGTTACTCAAAGAAGTGCCTTCGGTAAAAGCACAAGCTGTTTTTGCCGAAAGAATTGTTGGCAAACCGTATTTAGAAATCGATATAGACAGAAACAATGCTGCTCGCTATGGCTTAAGCATTCAAGCAATTCAACAAATCATTGAAACGGCCATTGGTGGCATTCCGCAAACTTCTACTGTAGAAGGTAGAGAGCGCTATGCAATTAGAGTACGCTATGCGAGAGAGTTAAGAAATACGCCAGATGCTTTGGAACAAATATTTATTCCATTACCAAATGGACAAAACATTCCATTATCAGAAGTGGCAACCTTCCATTATGCACAAGGGCCACAGATGATTAAAAGTGAAGACACTTTCCTCACTGGCTATGTTTTATTCGACAAAAATACGGGTTATTCTGAGGTAGAGGTAGTTGAAGCTGCACGCGATTATTTACAGCAAAACATAGATAATGGAAACTTAGATGTACCGAACGGTGTGAGTTATCGCTTCTCTGGAAGTTACGAGAATCAGTTGAGAGCATCTAAAAGACTCTCAATTGTGATTCCTCTGTGTTTGCTCATTATTTTGTTGATTCTCTATTTCCAATTCCGCTCGCTCATTACTTCAATCATGGTGTTTACAGGTATTGCAGTCGCATTCTCAGGAGCATTTCTATTAATCTGGCTATATGGCACCGACTGGTTCTTAAACTTCGATCTCTTTGGAATCAATCTCAGAGAAATGTTTCAGGTAAAAACCATTAACCTGAGTGTAGCTGTTTGGGTTGGTTTTATCGCCTTGTTTGGCATCGCTACTGACGATGGAGTTTTAATTGCGACTTATTTGCAACAATCATTTCAAAAGGTAAAACCTGAAAATAAAGAAGAAGTGAGAAAAGCCGTGTTAGATGGCGCACTTAAAAGAGTGAGACCTGCATTAATGACCTCAGCCACTACCCTATTGGCATTACTTCCAGTAATTACCTCAACTGGTAGAGGTTCGGATATTATG
- a CDS encoding HYC_CC_PP family protein, with the protein MPRRFIHIALAFNFMVASIGVSIDKHFCGELLQKVTLLTQTSEACCGGMKKDKKSDCCHNETQTIQLEDDFQKAQFDFKFPAFTNHLIAYNPVPVFRFILYEPEQQTTFLAYKPPLLFRDIPVLIQSFLI; encoded by the coding sequence ATGCCACGCAGGTTTATCCATATCGCCCTTGCTTTTAACTTTATGGTTGCTTCTATCGGAGTTTCCATAGACAAGCATTTTTGTGGAGAACTTCTTCAGAAAGTAACCTTGCTTACTCAAACTTCTGAAGCTTGCTGTGGTGGAATGAAAAAGGATAAAAAAAGCGATTGTTGCCACAACGAAACTCAAACTATTCAACTGGAAGACGATTTCCAAAAAGCTCAGTTTGATTTTAAATTCCCTGCATTTACTAATCACCTAATCGCTTACAACCCTGTTCCTGTTTTTAGATTTATTCTCTACGAGCCGGAGCAGCAAACAACTTTTCTAGCTTATAAACCTCCCCTTCTATTTCGAGACATCCCCGTCTTGATACAATCTTTCCTTATTTGA
- a CDS encoding SWIM zinc finger family protein — MSIPLSEFENYIDEVILERGLSYFEKGYIEECEEVSIGEYEAIVKGTENYVVNLKINNEEITDYRCDCPYDMGPVCKHIAAVIFYLNADKLEIPNKKKPQKRKTKKVKSLKQQVDDLLKKIDEDELKNFIRDKSAQNKTFRDIFLAEFAAYNSEESKELYVKQVKAILNSGKDRYGFIGWASMNQVSNAVNNLLITAQRQVQNKNYKSAIFICTAVMEQMMAAVQYADDSRGGIGDSIENGLQILYDISAGQTDEKTRKLLIDYCFTTFEEKVFEGWDWHLSILQLASDLLKTDEEVNLIFKLIDNVKGSKYDHEASQVIKYEIILKTQGEVAAEQYLDLNITNSDLRKVAIDLAVNKGDFERVKMLANDGITNDKGKLPGLVNLWYDCLLTIAQKEDDQEKVIEYARYLLIDNLNQGQDYYRILKQYVSPEQWNFFVEELVRDISKSKHWAGLSMTAIIFIEEQWWDRLLTLVKQSKDLKTIEHYEKYLKEDYSDELITFYADAVIESMKYSQGRSSYRTACKYIRRMIKLGGREKANEIIGFLRNEYPQRRALMDELNKV, encoded by the coding sequence ATGAGTATACCTCTGAGTGAGTTCGAAAATTATATTGATGAAGTAATTCTTGAGCGTGGTTTATCATACTTTGAAAAAGGTTATATAGAAGAGTGTGAAGAAGTGAGTATAGGAGAATATGAGGCGATTGTAAAAGGGACTGAAAATTATGTGGTGAACCTAAAAATAAATAATGAAGAAATAACAGATTATAGATGTGATTGTCCTTATGATATGGGGCCTGTTTGTAAGCATATTGCAGCAGTTATTTTTTATTTAAACGCAGATAAATTAGAAATTCCTAACAAGAAGAAGCCGCAAAAAAGAAAGACTAAAAAGGTTAAGTCACTTAAGCAGCAGGTTGATGACCTACTCAAAAAGATTGATGAAGACGAGTTAAAGAATTTTATTCGAGATAAGTCTGCACAGAATAAAACATTTAGAGATATTTTTTTAGCTGAGTTTGCTGCATATAATTCTGAGGAGTCTAAAGAGCTTTATGTAAAACAAGTTAAAGCAATTCTCAATTCTGGTAAAGACAGGTATGGCTTTATTGGGTGGGCATCAATGAATCAAGTATCTAATGCTGTTAATAATCTATTAATTACAGCACAGAGACAAGTGCAAAATAAAAATTATAAAAGTGCTATCTTCATTTGTACTGCAGTTATGGAACAAATGATGGCAGCTGTTCAGTATGCTGATGATAGTAGAGGTGGTATTGGAGATAGTATAGAGAATGGGTTACAGATTTTATATGACATTTCTGCAGGTCAAACAGATGAAAAAACAAGAAAGTTGTTGATCGATTATTGTTTTACAACTTTTGAGGAGAAAGTATTTGAAGGATGGGATTGGCACTTGTCTATTTTACAACTTGCTTCAGATTTACTAAAGACTGATGAGGAAGTTAATCTGATTTTTAAGCTAATTGATAATGTTAAGGGTAGTAAGTATGATCATGAAGCATCTCAAGTAATAAAATATGAAATTATATTAAAGACTCAAGGAGAAGTGGCAGCAGAGCAATATTTAGACTTAAATATTACCAATTCAGATTTGCGTAAAGTAGCTATAGATTTAGCCGTTAATAAAGGTGATTTTGAAAGGGTAAAAATGCTCGCTAATGATGGGATTACGAATGATAAAGGTAAGTTGCCAGGCTTAGTAAATTTATGGTATGACTGTTTGCTCACAATAGCACAAAAAGAAGATGACCAAGAAAAAGTAATTGAATATGCACGATATTTATTAATAGACAACTTAAATCAAGGGCAAGATTATTATCGCATATTGAAGCAATATGTAAGTCCTGAGCAATGGAATTTTTTTGTAGAAGAATTAGTCCGCGATATTTCTAAAAGTAAGCATTGGGCAGGTTTAAGTATGACTGCTATTATTTTTATAGAAGAGCAATGGTGGGATAGGCTTTTGACTTTAGTAAAACAATCGAAGGATCTTAAAACCATTGAACACTATGAAAAATATTTAAAAGAAGATTATTCTGATGAATTAATAACATTTTATGCTGATGCAGTAATTGAGAGCATGAAATACAGCCAAGGTAGAAGTAGTTACAGAACAGCTTGCAAGTATATAAGGCGAATGATTAAACTTGGAGGAAGAGAAAAGGCAAATGAAATTATTGGCTTTTTAAGGAATGAATATCCCCAAAGAAGAGCGTTGATGGACGAACTTAATAAAGTATAG
- a CDS encoding TolB family protein produces MSFLPDGNKLVFSSARPVERDGVVETWHLWQCVKQNGKWTKPEFIDIPNLRTKLVSHPTLTEDGTLYFHSSELDYSDMAIYSANLVSGKYEDAKKLDFQNMPLSDFCTPYISSDGQYLLFAKVGESLELFVCNKKGENEWSLPSKLPDAINQAGQGNPYLTPDNKYLFFAAENENRWDVKWVSTKSFLKE; encoded by the coding sequence ATGAGTTTCTTACCTGATGGGAATAAATTAGTTTTTAGTTCGGCACGCCCAGTTGAAAGAGATGGGGTTGTAGAAACTTGGCACCTTTGGCAGTGTGTAAAGCAAAATGGTAAATGGACAAAACCTGAGTTTATAGATATTCCGAACTTAAGAACTAAACTCGTTTCACATCCTACCTTAACAGAAGATGGAACACTCTATTTCCATTCAAGTGAATTGGACTATTCAGATATGGCAATTTATTCTGCTAATCTGGTTTCGGGCAAATATGAAGATGCTAAGAAGTTGGACTTTCAAAACATGCCACTAAGCGATTTTTGCACCCCTTATATTTCATCAGATGGGCAGTATTTGTTATTTGCTAAAGTTGGAGAAAGTCTGGAATTATTTGTTTGTAACAAGAAAGGTGAAAATGAATGGTCACTCCCCAGTAAACTTCCAGATGCAATAAACCAAGCTGGTCAAGGAAACCCTTATTTAACTCCTGATAACAAATACCTGTTTTTTGCAGCAGAAAATGAAAATAGGTGGGATGTAAAATGGGTAAGTACAAAATCCTTTTTAAAGGAATAA
- a CDS encoding neutral/alkaline non-lysosomal ceramidase N-terminal domain-containing protein: MKWIKLILKFLGGLLAIIVIFLAFSIQPIKEIDYHEKPAYQKAQEFISNMQWQPTQDTTTDFMVGWAAENIMPNEVSPMAGYRYRGAWESVHDSLYCRTFVLEKGAAKAALVEVDLLIFPPSVTTLLEEKLKNTDWKIEELYLSASHTHSGVGNWANGLYSLFVSGGYDEAYTESIANKILASIEKAYKSRKKSQMGFTQFSVPEFVKNRVNNEGRVNDKVEIIKFVREDSTKAALVSYTAHPTTISSRYLSISNDYPSFLMKNLNESATIDFAAYFAGPVGSHGPEGQKGGKDEWFNLPEIIGNGLAKHVLQTYDSIEVHSPESLKIEKVSLDLEDLHMRISEGLRTRHWLFESITEHQDINISILQIGNLTMLGTPCDFSGELADQLEAQLPVGEHLMINSFNGAYVGYITPDEYYTTIKSSETREMNWVGPQDGSLMIDIMSAILSKTSK; the protein is encoded by the coding sequence ATGAAGTGGATCAAGCTTATATTAAAATTTCTGGGTGGATTGCTGGCTATAATTGTAATATTTCTTGCCTTTAGCATCCAACCGATTAAAGAGATAGACTATCATGAGAAACCTGCTTACCAAAAAGCACAGGAGTTCATCAGTAATATGCAATGGCAACCAACCCAAGATACTACCACTGATTTTATGGTGGGTTGGGCGGCTGAAAACATTATGCCTAATGAAGTAAGCCCAATGGCTGGTTATCGCTATCGAGGAGCTTGGGAGTCGGTTCACGATTCTTTGTATTGCCGCACTTTTGTTTTGGAAAAAGGAGCTGCTAAAGCGGCTTTGGTAGAAGTCGATTTACTTATTTTTCCTCCATCAGTCACCACACTGCTAGAAGAGAAACTGAAAAATACTGATTGGAAAATTGAAGAGCTTTACCTTTCTGCTTCGCACACACATAGTGGAGTGGGTAATTGGGCAAATGGCTTGTATAGCTTATTTGTTTCTGGTGGTTATGATGAGGCTTATACAGAATCTATTGCTAATAAAATTCTAGCTTCGATAGAAAAAGCGTATAAAAGCAGAAAGAAAAGCCAGATGGGATTTACTCAGTTTTCGGTTCCTGAATTTGTAAAAAACAGAGTAAATAATGAGGGAAGAGTGAATGATAAGGTAGAGATTATCAAGTTTGTGAGAGAAGATAGTACTAAAGCCGCATTGGTTAGTTATACAGCTCATCCAACAACTATTAGCAGCAGATACCTTTCAATCAGTAATGATTATCCTTCTTTTTTGATGAAGAATTTGAACGAAAGTGCTACGATAGATTTTGCTGCATATTTTGCCGGTCCAGTCGGTAGCCATGGTCCAGAAGGGCAAAAAGGAGGAAAAGACGAATGGTTTAATTTACCAGAAATTATAGGTAATGGCTTAGCTAAACATGTATTGCAAACTTATGATAGCATTGAAGTTCATTCACCTGAAAGTCTGAAAATAGAAAAGGTATCTTTAGATTTAGAAGATTTACATATGCGTATTTCTGAGGGATTGAGAACCAGACATTGGCTTTTTGAGTCCATTACAGAACATCAAGATATAAACATCAGCATTTTGCAAATAGGGAACTTAACTATGCTAGGTACACCTTGCGATTTTTCTGGTGAACTAGCAGACCAACTGGAAGCACAATTACCAGTAGGGGAGCATCTAATGATTAATAGTTTTAATGGTGCTTATGTGGGTTACATTACTCCAGACGAGTATTATACCACAATTAAAAGTTCTGAGACTAGAGAAATGAATTGGGTTGGCCCGCAAGATGGCAGTCTTATGATAGATATTATGTCGGCAATTCTCAGTAAGACAAGCAAATAA
- a CDS encoding GAF domain-containing protein — protein MATFGYLTSKKQLKSLTFNHLTSIKESKKRNLEDYFDHIESQVITKSEGITVINAMSDFDKTFKELSDELMPGSTQVLSKSVKDYYEFEFLPKLNANLLKDAFVDYFLPREDITKYLQYHYISANAFPTGKKEKLVHAPTDTSSYSNVHAKYHPIISNYLKQFDFYDIFLVNTEGDIVYTVFKEVDYATNLITGPYAQTNLGKVFRKVNTAPEKGLIELVDFDEYLPSYSAPASFIASPIFKNGKKIGVLIFQMPVNQINNIMTGDKSWEKEGQGKTGECYVVGSDMKLRSLPRKFQEDKEEYLEDLYAAALDSQTINRIDSMNTAILLQPVNTKASKAAIQGETGISIDLNYLGKEVLSSFTTINLLGLNWGIVAEIETYEAFEYSRKIRDLLIIIEIIIIGILLYVSRNLSKSIANPMIKIKELIKRVANGELPELTISEGQDEVSEINNALSDLIKSQYELAEFSKNIGEGNFKVSLKPRGEHDILGHALLTMRTSLFETTDASKKRRWRNDGQQQLLAILKNNDAFEDIAFKLISFLAKYVNASIGGIYVAEKEGDDTYLMLESCYAFNREKFVQQKIKAGFGVLGQTFLEGKTTYLNKLPKNYLNISSGLGDSPPRFLVVIPLKHNDKINGIIELATFKELPKYKIEFLEQAADTIANTIANNHINEQTRHLLETTETRALQMQESEKIMQQYVEELETAKKEFLIKEEELQKEIKILKDQQNQSEDK, from the coding sequence ATGGCTACATTTGGTTATTTAACCAGTAAAAAGCAATTAAAGTCACTCACTTTTAATCATCTTACTTCTATTAAAGAAAGTAAGAAAAGAAATTTAGAGGACTACTTTGATCACATTGAAAGCCAGGTTATTACCAAGTCTGAAGGTATAACTGTGATCAATGCTATGAGTGATTTTGATAAAACCTTTAAGGAGCTATCTGATGAACTCATGCCCGGTAGCACGCAGGTTCTGAGCAAAAGTGTGAAAGACTACTACGAGTTTGAGTTTCTGCCCAAACTAAATGCTAATTTGCTAAAAGATGCCTTTGTTGACTATTTTCTACCAAGAGAAGACATCACCAAATACTTACAATACCATTATATTTCAGCAAATGCATTCCCAACAGGCAAGAAAGAAAAATTAGTTCATGCGCCTACAGATACATCTAGTTATAGCAATGTACATGCGAAATACCACCCTATTATTAGCAATTACCTTAAACAATTCGACTTCTACGATATTTTTCTGGTAAATACAGAAGGCGATATTGTATACACTGTTTTTAAAGAAGTAGATTACGCTACCAATTTAATTACTGGACCTTATGCACAAACTAATTTGGGTAAAGTATTTAGAAAGGTGAATACAGCACCAGAAAAAGGATTAATAGAATTAGTTGATTTCGATGAATACCTACCGTCATATTCAGCACCGGCATCTTTTATTGCCTCGCCCATATTTAAAAATGGCAAAAAAATAGGTGTGCTTATTTTTCAGATGCCTGTAAACCAGATTAACAATATTATGACTGGTGATAAAAGCTGGGAAAAAGAAGGTCAGGGCAAAACAGGTGAATGTTATGTTGTAGGCAGCGACATGAAGTTAAGGTCTTTGCCAAGAAAGTTTCAGGAAGATAAAGAAGAGTACCTTGAAGATTTATATGCAGCAGCCTTGGATTCACAAACGATCAATAGAATTGATTCTATGAACACAGCAATTTTGCTTCAGCCAGTGAATACAAAAGCTTCAAAAGCAGCAATTCAAGGAGAAACTGGAATTAGTATAGATTTAAACTATTTAGGTAAAGAAGTTTTGAGCTCGTTTACCACTATTAATTTATTAGGCCTTAACTGGGGAATAGTTGCTGAAATAGAAACCTACGAAGCATTTGAGTATAGTCGCAAAATCAGAGATCTTTTAATTATTATAGAAATAATCATTATTGGTATTCTCCTATATGTGAGTAGAAATTTATCTAAATCTATTGCAAACCCAATGATCAAAATAAAAGAATTGATCAAAAGAGTTGCTAATGGAGAACTACCTGAATTAACTATTTCAGAAGGGCAGGATGAGGTTTCTGAAATTAATAATGCTTTATCTGATTTAATAAAGTCTCAATACGAGCTTGCAGAGTTTTCTAAAAATATAGGTGAGGGAAACTTTAAAGTATCTTTAAAACCAAGAGGAGAACACGATATACTGGGGCATGCTTTACTAACCATGCGTACCTCTCTGTTTGAGACCACTGATGCTTCTAAGAAAAGGAGATGGAGAAACGATGGCCAACAACAGTTGTTAGCTATATTAAAAAATAATGATGCTTTTGAAGATATAGCTTTCAAGCTAATTTCATTTCTGGCAAAATATGTAAATGCTAGTATTGGTGGAATCTACGTAGCAGAAAAAGAAGGTGATGACACCTATTTGATGCTAGAATCTTGCTATGCATTTAACAGAGAAAAATTTGTACAGCAAAAAATTAAAGCAGGTTTTGGCGTTTTAGGACAAACTTTTCTAGAAGGTAAAACCACCTATTTAAATAAATTACCTAAAAACTACCTGAATATCAGCTCGGGTTTAGGTGATAGCCCACCACGTTTTTTAGTAGTAATTCCGCTCAAACACAATGATAAGATTAATGGAATTATAGAGCTTGCAACTTTTAAAGAATTACCAAAATATAAAATAGAGTTTCTAGAACAAGCCGCAGATACTATTGCTAATACTATTGCTAATAATCATATAAATGAGCAAACCAGACATTTGCTAGAAACTACAGAAACGAGAGCTCTACAAATGCAGGAAAGTGAAAAGATTATGCAACAATATGTTGAAGAGCTAGAAACTGCTAAAAAGGAATTCTTAATAAAAGAAGAAGAACTCCAAAAGGAAATTAAAATACTAAAAGACCAGCAAAATCAATCAGAAGACAAGTAG